The Opitutaceae bacterium genome has a window encoding:
- a CDS encoding aldo/keto reductase: MKQLYRNFGRTGVKVSPLCLGCMMFGWRTGPEESRAIIDRAIDSGINFLDTANVYSRGRSEELTGEALKRNGKRDRIFLATKVHGRMSDEDPNMEGNSRRHIIAECEASLRRLQTDHIDLYQIHRPQSDIPIDETLRALDDLIRAGKVRYVGTSTYAAWQVVESLWISKELGLNRFVCEQTPYNLLDRRVERELIPMAETFGLAIIPWSPLAGGLLTDKYQAGQPLPEGSRFGGKDQTEPMKKRLNEAYWEVIGDLQSLSAEKGVPLSQLALAWVGQQRGVTSPIIGPRTVGQLEDNLKALDVEITGEDRARLDAICQPGRVRSPFYEADFGPHQYR; this comes from the coding sequence ATGAAGCAACTCTATCGCAATTTCGGCCGGACCGGGGTCAAGGTCAGTCCCCTCTGCCTCGGGTGCATGATGTTCGGGTGGAGAACCGGGCCGGAGGAATCCCGGGCCATCATCGACCGGGCGATCGATTCGGGTATTAATTTTTTGGATACAGCAAACGTCTACAGCCGAGGGCGCAGTGAGGAGCTGACCGGGGAGGCCCTCAAGCGCAACGGCAAGCGCGACCGGATTTTCCTGGCCACCAAGGTACACGGGAGAATGTCGGACGAGGATCCGAACATGGAGGGCAATTCCCGGCGGCACATCATCGCGGAATGCGAGGCCAGCCTTCGACGTCTCCAGACCGACCATATCGACCTTTACCAGATCCACCGTCCCCAATCGGACATCCCGATCGATGAGACCCTCCGGGCCCTCGACGACCTGATCCGGGCGGGAAAGGTCCGCTATGTCGGAACCAGCACCTACGCGGCCTGGCAGGTGGTCGAGTCGTTGTGGATCTCCAAGGAACTCGGCCTGAACCGCTTTGTCTGCGAGCAGACACCCTACAATCTGCTCGATCGCCGGGTGGAACGGGAATTGATCCCCATGGCCGAGACATTTGGCCTGGCCATCATTCCCTGGAGTCCTTTGGCCGGGGGGTTGCTGACCGACAAGTACCAGGCGGGTCAACCCCTGCCGGAGGGCAGCCGTTTTGGGGGTAAGGACCAGACCGAACCGATGAAGAAGCGGCTGAACGAGGCCTATTGGGAGGTGATCGGTGATCTTCAATCCCTTTCCGCGGAAAAAGGCGTGCCGCTCTCTCAATTGGCCCTGGCCTGGGTGGGTCAGCAGCGGGGGGTGACTTCGCCGATCATCGGCCCGAGAACGGTGGGGCAGCTCGAGGACAACCTGAAGGCCCTCGACGTTGAGATCACTGGAGAGGATCGGGCGCGTCTCGACGCCATCTGCCAGCCTGGACGGGTCCGATCTCCTTTCTACGAGGCCGATTTCGGTCCGCACCAATACAGGTAA
- a CDS encoding D-2-hydroxyacid dehydrogenase, translating to MIGRIVKAMIVLLKEPGHLIPAQVDRLHALAGPRPVRITPDLDPLADDFDRIEILAGFLGPNHLARLPALRWVQVWSAGVNNLVTNPSVMAADYTITTTSGIHAIPMGEQILGYMTAFARGLPRAMRAQVRGVWDDDPWAQISELHDRTVLILGAGAIGCRTAELCLAFGMKVIGVRRDPVKDAEPRFPVHPVSQLDELLPQADYLVNALPLTAGTRNLIDSAAIARLKPGAFFINIGRGKTVDEPALIEALRSGHLGGAGLDVFTEEPLPAASPLWTMENVIITRHYAGSSPRYDERAMELFLENLERFISGKSLRNQVDRHRGY from the coding sequence ATGATCGGACGAATTGTCAAAGCCATGATCGTCCTGTTAAAAGAACCCGGCCACCTGATTCCCGCCCAGGTGGACCGACTGCACGCGCTGGCCGGACCGCGACCGGTCCGGATCACCCCGGACCTTGACCCGCTGGCCGACGACTTCGACCGAATCGAAATCCTGGCCGGATTCCTCGGCCCCAACCACCTGGCCCGCCTCCCGGCTCTCCGCTGGGTCCAGGTCTGGTCGGCCGGGGTCAACAATCTGGTCACGAACCCGTCGGTCATGGCGGCCGACTATACCATCACCACGACCTCGGGCATCCATGCCATTCCGATGGGGGAACAGATTCTCGGCTACATGACCGCCTTCGCGCGCGGTCTGCCCCGGGCCATGCGCGCCCAGGTCCGCGGAGTCTGGGACGATGATCCCTGGGCGCAGATCTCGGAGCTGCACGACCGCACCGTCCTCATCCTCGGCGCGGGAGCGATCGGTTGCCGGACAGCCGAGCTCTGCCTCGCCTTCGGCATGAAGGTGATCGGAGTCCGGCGGGACCCGGTCAAAGATGCCGAACCCCGATTTCCCGTCCACCCCGTTTCCCAGTTGGATGAGCTGCTCCCGCAGGCCGACTACCTGGTCAACGCCCTGCCCCTGACCGCCGGGACCCGAAACCTCATCGACTCGGCCGCCATCGCCCGCCTCAAACCGGGAGCCTTCTTCATCAATATCGGACGCGGAAAGACGGTGGACGAACCTGCCCTGATCGAGGCCCTCCGGTCGGGTCACCTTGGCGGAGCCGGGCTTGATGTCTTCACCGAGGAGCCCCTCCCCGCCGCCTCCCCCCTCTGGACGATGGAGAATGTCATCATCACCCGTCACTACGCGGGCTCCTCACCCCGGTATGACGAACGGGCGATGGAGCTGTTCCTCGAGAATCTCGAGCGCTTCATCTCCGGGAAGTCCCTGCGCAACCAGGTCGACCGCCATCGGGGGTATTGA
- a CDS encoding DUF2161 family putative PD-(D/E)XK-type phosphodiesterase: protein MSGRALFKESDLYPPLRDFLTSQGYRVRAEVGGCDVTATRDGLLVVIELKRALTLDLLTQGLHRQKMADSVYLAVPAPVTDLLRRRHRAVYPVIKRLELGLILINLDSAVPVQVAFHPIPTPPRKNTKKRLALVREQAARSIDGNQGGTRGIPLLTAYRENALKIALLLRENGPSRPRDIRGQGGGSRTLAILSRNVYGWFERLDRGLYGLSAGGQAGLETYREVVALLGDSLKTGSKPTGTAPAPGVTKKPGRRGRALKKQSMIKLPVNSTPERSG, encoded by the coding sequence ATGTCCGGCCGGGCCCTCTTCAAGGAAAGCGATCTCTACCCGCCGCTCCGGGATTTTCTCACATCTCAGGGCTACCGGGTGCGGGCCGAGGTTGGCGGCTGCGATGTGACCGCCACCCGCGACGGCCTCCTCGTCGTCATCGAGCTCAAGCGTGCCCTCACTCTCGATCTTCTGACCCAGGGTCTCCATCGGCAGAAGATGGCGGACAGTGTCTACCTCGCGGTTCCTGCGCCCGTGACTGACCTCCTGCGCAGAAGACACCGCGCCGTCTACCCCGTGATCAAGCGGCTCGAGTTGGGCCTGATCCTGATCAACCTCGACTCCGCCGTCCCGGTGCAGGTGGCCTTCCATCCGATCCCGACGCCGCCCCGGAAGAACACGAAGAAGCGACTGGCCCTGGTCCGGGAGCAGGCCGCCCGAAGCATCGATGGCAATCAGGGCGGAACCCGGGGGATCCCGCTCCTGACCGCCTATCGCGAAAACGCCCTGAAGATCGCCCTCCTCCTGCGCGAGAACGGACCCTCCCGTCCACGCGACATCCGCGGTCAGGGCGGCGGTTCCCGCACCCTCGCCATTCTCAGTCGGAACGTCTACGGTTGGTTCGAACGCCTGGATCGCGGCCTCTACGGTCTGTCCGCCGGAGGTCAGGCGGGGCTCGAAACCTACCGTGAGGTGGTCGCGCTGCTCGGAGACAGTCTGAAGACCGGGAGCAAACCCACGGGGACCGCGCCGGCTCCGGGGGTCACAAAAAAGCCCGGCCGAAGGGGCCGGGCCTTGAAGAAGCAGTCGATGATCAAACTGCCGGTCAATTCCACTCCAGAACGAAGCGGGTGA
- a CDS encoding DUF481 domain-containing protein produces the protein MNQNTTKSLTVAAALLSVTGLFLAQAGADTLTLSDGSILNGQIVRIEGGEITLSTAYAGELKVKQAQVTEIVTTEPVYVQTGPSTVFGTVTTSIDGLKVAADGADLTTTVPGVEAVWRTGDQSPQEKAMARNWSYSAALGMSGKSGNNDRFAVLANFNATLKGPDDKLTFYGSYDYSKENDNLTADELKGGVDYSRSLSKTLNWYVRTELESDDAENLDLRSTTAGGAGYVWKDTEAWRLELRGGLAYRYESFKDGTTNDVPGLDFVFLNTYTFTGVGKIKTVITWNPAFEDFGNYRFFHESVYEMPIGTGNKWRIQVGLANDYTSRPNGDLKKMDTTYFTRFVLEWN, from the coding sequence ATGAACCAGAACACCACGAAATCCCTGACCGTCGCAGCTGCGCTGCTATCGGTGACCGGCCTTTTCCTCGCGCAGGCGGGGGCCGATACCCTGACCCTGTCCGACGGATCCATCCTGAACGGCCAGATCGTTCGGATCGAAGGAGGAGAAATCACCCTGAGCACCGCCTATGCGGGCGAACTCAAGGTCAAACAGGCCCAGGTGACGGAGATCGTCACAACCGAGCCCGTTTACGTGCAGACGGGACCGTCAACCGTCTTCGGGACCGTGACGACGTCGATCGACGGACTCAAGGTTGCGGCTGACGGAGCCGACCTGACCACCACCGTTCCCGGGGTCGAGGCCGTCTGGCGCACCGGTGACCAAAGCCCGCAGGAAAAGGCAATGGCCCGGAACTGGTCCTACAGCGCCGCGCTCGGCATGTCCGGGAAGTCGGGCAACAACGATCGTTTTGCCGTCCTTGCCAACTTCAACGCCACCCTGAAGGGTCCCGATGACAAGCTGACCTTCTACGGCAGCTACGACTATTCGAAAGAAAACGACAACCTGACCGCCGACGAGCTCAAGGGCGGGGTGGACTACTCCCGCAGCCTCTCCAAGACCCTGAACTGGTATGTCCGCACCGAACTGGAATCGGACGACGCAGAAAACCTCGATCTTCGCTCAACCACGGCTGGTGGTGCCGGCTATGTCTGGAAGGATACCGAGGCATGGCGCTTGGAACTGCGCGGTGGTCTGGCTTACCGGTATGAATCCTTCAAGGACGGAACGACCAACGATGTCCCGGGTCTCGATTTCGTATTCCTGAACACCTACACCTTCACCGGGGTCGGGAAGATCAAGACCGTCATCACCTGGAATCCGGCGTTCGAGGATTTCGGCAACTACCGGTTTTTCCATGAGTCCGTCTATGAAATGCCCATCGGAACCGGCAACAAGTGGAGGATCCAGGTCGGCCTGGCCAACGACTACACCAGTCGGCCCAACGGCGATCTCAAGAAGATGGATACGACTTACTTCACCCGCTTCGTTCTGGAGTGGAATTGA
- a CDS encoding carboxypeptidase M32, translated as MKAPTYNQLVSKLQRINCLESVVSTMSWDEQVNLPPASSDRRGAQMALLAELHHREAADPVIGDWLAQLESGSAGSLDEGEQAVVREARRQFDRIARLPAEFVARKAVLDTEAFHAWELAKRRSDFPAYRPFLEQQLALAKEEAGYHGFEGSAAYDFHIDSHDPGMTASRIDPLFRELRTGLLPLVEEILASPVKADASALEGLSVEGQRLFLREVTGRIGFDYHRGRIDTSSHPFCGGDAADTRMTTRFVAGEPLEALFSSIHETGHALYEQGLPIQHLGTALGTAVGMAIHESQSRLWENQVGRGKAFWRFFEPRFREIFGLSTDRISSGQLLLAANAVRIHPIRTESDEVTYNLHIMLRFELEKRLFDGDLEVRDLPEAWNSLSSEILGLRPANDAEGVLQDVHWSGGDFGYFPSYCLGNMIAAQLWETVRSELPDLDSGFEQGDFSALLNWLRERIHRQGQRFGTDELVRRVTGHEISPKPLLCYLEERYLPLYRPT; from the coding sequence ATGAAAGCACCGACCTACAATCAACTGGTCAGCAAGCTGCAACGGATCAACTGCCTGGAATCGGTCGTCTCGACGATGTCCTGGGATGAACAGGTCAATCTGCCGCCGGCCAGTTCGGATCGGCGCGGCGCCCAGATGGCTCTCCTGGCCGAACTCCATCATCGCGAGGCCGCCGATCCCGTCATTGGCGATTGGCTGGCTCAGCTCGAGTCCGGTTCCGCGGGATCTCTTGATGAGGGTGAACAGGCCGTCGTCCGGGAAGCCCGCCGCCAATTCGACCGCATCGCCCGACTTCCGGCGGAGTTCGTGGCCCGGAAGGCGGTTCTCGACACCGAGGCTTTCCACGCGTGGGAGCTCGCGAAGCGACGATCCGATTTCCCGGCCTACCGTCCGTTTCTCGAACAGCAATTGGCCCTGGCCAAGGAAGAGGCCGGCTATCATGGATTCGAGGGGTCTGCCGCCTACGATTTTCACATCGACTCCCATGATCCCGGGATGACCGCATCCCGGATCGACCCGCTGTTCAGGGAATTGCGCACCGGTCTGCTGCCACTGGTTGAAGAGATCCTGGCTTCCCCGGTCAAGGCGGACGCGTCCGCCCTGGAAGGGCTGAGCGTGGAAGGTCAGCGGTTGTTCCTCCGCGAAGTGACCGGGCGGATCGGTTTCGACTACCACCGGGGCAGAATCGACACCTCGTCACATCCATTCTGCGGCGGCGACGCCGCCGATACCCGGATGACCACCCGGTTCGTCGCCGGTGAACCTCTGGAGGCGCTCTTCAGCTCCATCCACGAGACCGGGCACGCCCTCTATGAGCAGGGCTTGCCGATTCAGCACCTGGGGACCGCCCTTGGGACGGCGGTCGGCATGGCCATCCACGAGAGCCAGAGTCGACTCTGGGAAAACCAGGTCGGGCGAGGAAAAGCCTTCTGGCGTTTCTTCGAACCGAGATTTCGCGAGATCTTCGGGTTGAGCACGGACCGGATCAGCTCCGGACAGCTTCTCCTTGCGGCCAACGCGGTCAGGATCCATCCGATCCGAACCGAATCCGACGAAGTCACCTACAACCTGCATATCATGCTGCGGTTCGAGCTCGAAAAGCGCCTTTTTGACGGGGATCTCGAAGTCCGGGATCTTCCCGAGGCCTGGAACAGCCTTTCGAGCGAGATTCTCGGACTCCGTCCGGCCAACGATGCGGAGGGGGTTCTTCAGGATGTTCACTGGTCCGGAGGCGATTTCGGGTATTTCCCGAGCTATTGCCTGGGCAACATGATCGCCGCCCAGCTCTGGGAAACCGTCCGGAGTGAGTTGCCCGACTTGGATTCCGGGTTCGAGCAAGGCGACTTCAGTGCCCTCCTCAACTGGCTGAGGGAGCGCATCCACCGGCAGGGACAGCGCTTCGGAACCGACGAGTTGGTCCGCCGGGTTACCGGCCACGAGATCAGTCCCAAGCCGCTCCTTTGCTACCTTGAGGAACGCTATCTGCCGCTCTATCGCCCGACCTGA
- a CDS encoding tetratricopeptide repeat protein, whose translation MAEKPPARGKNTADDRNLIDAEASESGLDFETWVINFWQANRRTILTAIILALVIVVGLQLYRIISAHQESSTREAYAEATTDEAKKAFAESHRGHPLAGAALLSLADSAYARGDYNEAAGLYEEAASDLELPVLAFRAGLGQGVSLIQFGLQSKGEPILLGLAENTSAPEAIRSEAWYHLASLAIAAGENEKARGYLDSIEELSPVGIWASRATALRNTLPAPVAE comes from the coding sequence ATGGCTGAGAAACCACCCGCAAGAGGCAAGAATACCGCCGACGACCGCAACCTCATCGATGCCGAGGCCAGCGAAAGCGGTCTCGATTTCGAGACATGGGTGATCAATTTCTGGCAGGCCAACCGTCGAACGATCCTGACTGCCATCATTCTGGCCCTGGTCATCGTGGTCGGCCTGCAGCTCTATCGGATCATTTCCGCCCATCAGGAATCCTCGACCCGCGAAGCCTATGCGGAGGCGACCACGGACGAGGCGAAGAAGGCCTTCGCCGAATCGCATCGGGGCCATCCTCTGGCGGGCGCGGCGCTCCTGAGCCTGGCTGATTCCGCTTACGCACGTGGCGATTACAATGAGGCGGCCGGACTTTATGAGGAGGCGGCCAGTGATCTGGAGCTGCCTGTCCTGGCCTTTCGGGCCGGCCTGGGTCAGGGCGTTTCCCTCATCCAGTTTGGATTGCAGTCGAAGGGTGAGCCCATCCTCCTTGGGTTGGCCGAAAATACCTCAGCACCGGAAGCAATCCGTTCGGAAGCCTGGTATCATCTCGCTTCCCTCGCCATCGCAGCCGGCGAGAATGAGAAGGCCCGCGGATACCTCGATTCGATTGAGGAGCTCTCGCCCGTCGGTATCTGGGCCAGCCGCGCGACCGCGCTTCGCAATACGTTGCCGGCCCCGGTGGCCGAGTAG
- the purU gene encoding formyltetrahydrofolate deformylase has protein sequence MSTCDKTLIALLFGPDQAGIVARVAGWIFEHGGNIIHADQHRDQEAGVFFQRIEWSFAGDVRSDEAAFSAFARGLGMEVRVANAECRSRVALMVSRFDHCFHDLVLRWKAGEFPAEIVAVLSNHEALRGAAEGYGLPFHLVPVEKGRKAEAEARQLALLHDLKVDLVVLARYMQVLSADFLERVGCPVINIHHSFLPAFAGGRPYHQAYNRGVKLIGATAHYVTPVLDDGPIIVQDVARVTHRHGVNDLIRNGRDLEKLVLAAALRSHLEHRILVYNNKTVVFD, from the coding sequence ATGTCGACTTGTGACAAAACGCTGATCGCCCTGCTCTTTGGTCCCGACCAGGCCGGGATCGTTGCCCGGGTGGCCGGGTGGATCTTTGAGCATGGGGGCAATATCATCCACGCGGACCAGCATCGGGACCAGGAAGCCGGGGTGTTTTTCCAGCGTATCGAATGGTCGTTTGCCGGCGATGTCAGGTCCGATGAAGCGGCTTTCTCGGCCTTTGCCCGGGGGCTGGGGATGGAAGTCCGGGTCGCCAATGCCGAGTGCCGGAGTCGGGTCGCCCTCATGGTGTCCCGTTTCGATCATTGTTTTCACGACCTGGTCCTGCGCTGGAAAGCCGGTGAATTCCCGGCGGAGATCGTGGCGGTTCTCTCCAACCATGAAGCGCTTCGCGGGGCGGCCGAAGGCTACGGATTGCCCTTCCACCTCGTTCCGGTCGAGAAAGGACGGAAAGCGGAGGCAGAGGCACGTCAACTCGCCCTGCTCCACGATCTGAAGGTGGATCTGGTCGTCCTGGCCCGCTACATGCAGGTCCTGTCGGCTGACTTTCTGGAACGGGTTGGATGCCCGGTCATCAATATCCACCACTCCTTTCTTCCGGCCTTTGCCGGCGGCCGACCCTACCATCAGGCCTACAATCGGGGGGTCAAACTGATCGGTGCCACCGCCCACTACGTGACTCCGGTCCTGGACGACGGGCCAATCATCGTCCAGGACGTGGCCAGGGTCACCCACCGCCATGGGGTCAACGATCTCATCCGAAATGGACGGGACCTGGAAAAGCTGGTCCTGGCTGCCGCGCTCCGGTCTCATCTCGAGCACCGGATCCTCGTCTACAACAACAAGACGGTGGTCTTTGACTGA
- the carB gene encoding carbamoyl-phosphate synthase large subunit, with protein MPKRKDIKTILIVGSGPIVIGQACEFDYSGTQACKSLREEGFRVVLVNSNPATIMTDPEFADVTYIEPLTVDMLEQIIAAERPEALLPTLGGQTALNLSLELSDAGILEKYGVEMIGAKKEAIRKGEDRELFKQAMAKIGLDTPKSRTVRKMDAAREAADEIGFYPLIIRPSFTLGGQGGGIAYNREEFEQIVENGLDVSPVHEVLIEECLIGWKEYEMEVMRDHKDQCVVICSIENFDPMGVHTGDSITVAPALTLTDKEYQAMRDASFAVIREIGVETGGSNIQFAVDPQTGRMVVIEMNPRVSRSSALASKATGFPIAKIAAKLAVGYTLDEIQNDITRETPASFEPTIDYVVTKIPRFTFEKFPGADTTLTSSMKSVGEAMAIGRTFKESLQKALRSLEIGARGLGGGGRLGGLEITDSNVIRARLGKPNADRIFYIRLAFKAGFSDAEIFDLTFIDPWFLAQLRQIHEMEDILASHTLETVPRDLVLEAKEQGFSDAQLAVLFKTDYETMHAWREAHGPRTTFRLVDTCAAEFEAFTPYYYSSYGDEDEVISSDRRKVMILGGGPNRIGQGIEFDYCCVHASFALDEMGIETVMVNSNPETVSTDYDTSDRLYFEPLTLEDVLQIYRRENCWGAIVQFGGQTPLNLATALMAHGVNIIGTSPESIDAAEDRRIFSAILQKIGLKQPDNRTAMTEEEALEFANEIGFPVLLRPSFVLGGRGMFIVYEPDEFKRVVREAFEVSPNKPVLIDKFLEDAIELDVDCISDGTTTVVGGMLEHIEFAGVHSGDAAMVMPPHTLEKPILERVRTASYALARELNVIGLMNVQFAIKDNELYVLEVNPRASRTVPFVSKAIGVPLAKLAAKVMAGETLENLGFTRELTPKHWCVKEAVFPFVRFPGAPILLSPEMRSTGEVMGMDEDLGIAFAKTQMAAKPALPTKGNVFLSVKDADKDRAVNLARRLEALGFDVYSTSGTARTLKDNGVAVHPLHKLTEGRPNVVDMIKNGQIHLIINTPSGMYPRRDENVIRSVACAHNVCIMTTITGAQAALNGIEAMKEKRITVRSLQSYAGNVV; from the coding sequence ATGCCCAAACGTAAGGACATCAAAACCATCCTGATCGTCGGTTCAGGCCCCATTGTGATCGGTCAGGCCTGCGAATTCGACTACAGCGGCACCCAGGCCTGCAAGTCCCTCCGCGAGGAGGGTTTCCGGGTGGTTCTGGTCAACAGCAACCCGGCGACCATCATGACCGATCCCGAGTTTGCCGACGTGACCTATATCGAGCCACTGACGGTGGACATGCTCGAGCAGATCATCGCGGCGGAACGGCCCGAGGCCCTCCTGCCGACTCTGGGCGGACAGACGGCCCTGAACCTCTCCCTGGAACTCTCCGATGCCGGAATCCTGGAGAAGTACGGGGTCGAGATGATCGGGGCAAAGAAGGAGGCGATCCGCAAGGGGGAGGACCGTGAGCTGTTCAAGCAGGCCATGGCGAAGATCGGGCTGGATACCCCGAAGTCCCGCACCGTGCGCAAGATGGATGCGGCTCGCGAGGCTGCCGATGAGATCGGGTTCTATCCCTTGATCATCCGCCCCAGTTTCACCCTTGGAGGCCAGGGCGGCGGCATCGCCTACAATCGCGAGGAGTTCGAGCAGATCGTGGAGAACGGACTCGACGTCTCCCCTGTCCATGAGGTCCTCATCGAGGAGTGCCTGATCGGCTGGAAGGAATACGAGATGGAAGTGATGCGCGATCACAAGGATCAATGCGTCGTCATCTGTTCGATTGAGAATTTTGACCCGATGGGCGTGCACACCGGAGATTCGATCACGGTGGCCCCGGCCCTGACCCTGACAGACAAGGAATACCAGGCGATGCGTGACGCCTCCTTTGCCGTCATTCGTGAAATTGGAGTCGAGACGGGCGGCAGCAATATCCAGTTTGCGGTGGATCCCCAGACCGGCCGGATGGTCGTCATTGAGATGAATCCGCGGGTTTCCCGCAGTTCGGCCCTGGCGTCGAAGGCGACCGGATTCCCCATCGCCAAGATCGCCGCCAAGCTGGCGGTCGGCTACACTCTCGACGAAATCCAGAACGACATCACCCGCGAAACCCCGGCCAGCTTCGAGCCGACGATTGATTATGTGGTGACGAAAATCCCACGGTTCACCTTCGAGAAATTCCCGGGTGCCGACACCACGCTGACGTCGTCGATGAAATCGGTGGGCGAGGCGATGGCCATCGGGAGGACCTTCAAGGAATCCCTGCAGAAGGCACTCCGGTCGCTTGAGATCGGTGCCCGTGGTTTGGGAGGAGGCGGCCGTCTGGGCGGACTCGAGATCACCGATTCCAACGTGATCCGGGCCAGACTGGGCAAGCCCAATGCCGACCGGATCTTCTATATCCGCCTCGCTTTCAAGGCGGGATTCAGTGACGCGGAGATCTTCGACCTGACCTTCATCGACCCATGGTTCCTGGCCCAGCTCAGGCAGATCCACGAGATGGAAGACATTCTGGCGTCTCATACGCTGGAGACGGTGCCTCGCGATCTCGTCCTGGAGGCCAAGGAGCAGGGCTTCAGCGACGCCCAGCTGGCGGTCCTCTTCAAGACGGATTATGAGACGATGCATGCATGGCGGGAAGCCCATGGTCCCAGGACCACCTTCCGTCTCGTCGACACTTGTGCGGCCGAATTCGAGGCCTTCACCCCCTATTACTATTCCTCCTACGGCGATGAGGACGAGGTCATTTCCTCGGATCGACGGAAGGTGATGATTCTGGGGGGCGGCCCCAACCGGATCGGCCAGGGCATCGAGTTTGACTACTGCTGCGTCCATGCGTCCTTCGCCCTCGACGAGATGGGAATTGAGACGGTCATGGTGAATTCCAACCCCGAGACGGTCTCGACCGACTACGACACCTCCGACCGGCTCTATTTCGAACCGCTCACCCTGGAGGACGTTCTTCAGATCTACCGTCGGGAAAACTGCTGGGGAGCCATCGTGCAGTTCGGGGGTCAGACGCCGCTCAATCTGGCGACTGCCCTCATGGCCCATGGAGTCAACATCATCGGGACAAGCCCGGAGAGCATCGATGCGGCGGAGGATCGGAGGATCTTCTCGGCCATCCTGCAGAAGATCGGTCTGAAGCAGCCAGACAATCGCACGGCCATGACCGAGGAGGAAGCCCTTGAGTTCGCCAATGAGATCGGATTTCCGGTACTGCTGCGTCCGTCCTTCGTCCTGGGTGGACGCGGGATGTTCATCGTTTACGAGCCGGACGAGTTCAAGCGGGTCGTCCGGGAGGCCTTCGAGGTTTCCCCGAACAAGCCTGTTCTGATCGACAAGTTCCTGGAGGATGCGATCGAGCTGGATGTTGACTGTATCTCGGACGGCACGACTACCGTGGTGGGCGGCATGCTCGAGCACATCGAGTTCGCCGGCGTCCATAGCGGAGACGCCGCCATGGTCATGCCGCCGCACACCCTGGAGAAACCGATCCTCGAGCGGGTCCGTACCGCCAGCTACGCGCTGGCCCGCGAGCTCAACGTGATCGGTCTGATGAATGTCCAGTTTGCGATCAAGGACAACGAGCTCTATGTCCTCGAGGTCAATCCTCGGGCCTCGCGGACCGTGCCTTTTGTCAGCAAGGCCATCGGGGTTCCCCTGGCCAAGCTGGCGGCCAAGGTAATGGCCGGAGAGACCCTGGAGAATCTGGGTTTCACCCGCGAACTGACCCCGAAGCATTGGTGTGTGAAGGAGGCGGTGTTCCCGTTTGTGCGTTTTCCGGGAGCCCCCATCCTGCTCAGTCCGGAAATGCGCAGCACGGGCGAGGTCATGGGTATGGACGAGGATCTGGGGATCGCCTTCGCCAAGACCCAGATGGCGGCCAAGCCGGCCCTGCCGACCAAGGGCAATGTCTTCCTGAGCGTGAAAGACGCGGACAAGGACCGGGCAGTGAATCTGGCCCGTCGGCTGGAGGCCTTGGGATTTGATGTCTACTCGACCAGTGGAACCGCCCGGACCCTGAAGGACAACGGGGTGGCGGTTCACCCCTTGCACAAGTTGACCGAGGGCCGTCCGAATGTCGTCGACATGATCAAGAACGGTCAGATCCATCTGATCATCAATACCCCCTCCGGAATGTATCCGCGTCGGGATGAGAATGTCATCCGGTCGGTCGCCTGTGCCCACAATGTCTGCATCATGACGACAATAACAGGGGCCCAGGCTGCCCTCAACGGGATCGAAGCGATGAAGGAGAAGCGTATCACGGTGCGCTCCCTCCAGTCTTACGCGGGAAACGTTGTTTGA